From one Mya arenaria isolate MELC-2E11 chromosome 4, ASM2691426v1 genomic stretch:
- the LOC128232828 gene encoding uncharacterized protein LOC128232828: MMVTRLSHELGICLRSNVCLCLVLVALVVLTSAHDSLDSTQGSHELDIELFRDLWNAYILPKLEMDLNKRLDSLQSDSDLSESYGYLADHQIDQMNANRQKRKNFMGMDNMDKMFASLNSKPRFMSMDSSFGNLQNLLRKAGRKRR; encoded by the exons ATGATGGTCACACGACTAAGTCATGAACTCGGCATCTGCCTTCGGTCGAATGTTTGCCTGTGCCTCGTCTTAGTTGCTCTGGTGGTATTGACGTCAGCACATGATTCATTGGACAGTACACAGGGCTCACACGAACTCGACATTGAACTTTTCCGGGATTTGTGGAATGCATATATATTGCCTAAACTTGAAATGGACTTAAACAAAAGGTTAGATAGTCTGCAATCTGATAGTGACTTGTCGGAGTCGTATGGCTATTTAGCAG ATCATCAAATCGATCAGATGAACGCTAATCGACAAAAAAGGAAAA ACTTCATGGGAATGGACAACATGGACAAAATGTTTGCCTCTCTGAACTCTAAGCCCCGTTTTATGTCAATGGATAGCAGTTTCGGCAATCTCCAGAACCTTCTACGAAAGGCCGGTCGCAAACGACGCTAG